One genomic segment of Pedobacter endophyticus includes these proteins:
- the rpsM gene encoding 30S ribosomal protein S13 — MARISGIDLPRNKRGEIGLTYIYGIGRTTAQRILTTAGIDLNKKVQDWSDDELTAIRTMINDEIKVEGALRSEVQLNIKRLMDIGCYRGLRHRKGLPSRGQRTKNNSRTRKGKRKTVANKKKATK; from the coding sequence ATGGCAAGGATTTCAGGTATTGATTTACCAAGAAACAAAAGAGGAGAGATCGGTTTAACCTATATCTACGGGATAGGAAGAACAACTGCACAGCGCATTTTGACTACTGCAGGTATCGATTTGAACAAAAAAGTACAAGATTGGTCTGATGATGAATTGACAGCAATCCGTACCATGATTAACGACGAGATTAAAGTAGAAGGTGCTTTACGCTCAGAGGTTCAGTTAAACATTAAACGTTTAATGGATATTGGTTGTTACCGTGGTTTACGTCACAGAAAAGGTTTACCTTCTCGTGGTCAACGTACTAAAAACAACTCACGTACTCGTAAGGGTAAGAGAAAAACAGTTGCTAACAAGAAAAAAGCTACTAAGTAA
- the rpmJ gene encoding 50S ribosomal protein L36, with protein sequence MKVRSSIKKRSADCKIIRRKGKLYVINKKNPKYKQRQG encoded by the coding sequence ATGAAAGTTAGATCATCAATTAAAAAGCGTAGCGCTGATTGCAAGATTATTCGCCGTAAAGGTAAACTTTACGTTATCAACAAGAAAAATCCTAAATACAAGCAACGTCAAGGGTAA
- the map gene encoding type I methionyl aminopeptidase, translating to MSKIYYKSLEEIELIRESAMLVSKTLAEVAKVIKPGVTTLSLDKLAYEFISDHGAVPAFLNYNGFPNSLCISPNEQVVHGFPSDYAIQEGDLISVDCGVILNNYVGDSAYTFSIGEIDAERQKLIEVTKRCLELGIEKAVVGMRIGDIGFAVQQYAEANGFGVVRELVGHGVGVKLHEKPEVPNYGKRGSGPKLEEGMVIAIEPMINAGVAGVKFHNDGWTVTSKDNKPSAHFEHTVAVKKGKAEILSSFSIIEEVLQ from the coding sequence ATGTCGAAAATTTATTACAAGTCTCTTGAAGAGATCGAGTTAATACGAGAAAGTGCTATGCTCGTTTCTAAAACCCTGGCCGAAGTGGCCAAGGTGATAAAACCGGGTGTAACTACGTTATCATTAGATAAGCTCGCCTATGAGTTCATTAGCGATCACGGTGCTGTTCCAGCTTTTTTAAATTACAATGGCTTTCCAAATTCGCTCTGCATTTCGCCAAACGAACAAGTAGTTCATGGTTTTCCCAGCGATTATGCGATACAAGAAGGTGATTTAATCTCTGTTGATTGTGGGGTAATATTAAACAATTACGTTGGCGATTCGGCTTACACTTTCTCTATCGGAGAAATTGACGCAGAAAGACAAAAGCTAATTGAGGTTACGAAACGTTGCCTGGAGTTAGGTATAGAAAAGGCCGTTGTTGGTATGCGTATTGGCGATATTGGTTTTGCCGTTCAGCAATATGCAGAGGCCAATGGTTTTGGTGTAGTTAGGGAACTGGTTGGGCATGGTGTTGGCGTAAAGCTTCACGAAAAGCCAGAGGTTCCAAATTACGGCAAGCGTGGTTCGGGCCCAAAGTTGGAAGAGGGAATGGTGATTGCTATCGAACCGATGATTAATGCAGGCGTTGCCGGTGTTAAATTTCATAACGACGGGTGGACAGTAACCTCAAAAGATAACAAGCCGTCGGCCCATTTTGAGCACACTGTAGCGGTAAAAAAGGGCAAAGCAGAGATTTTATCGAGCTTTTCTATTATCGAAGAAGTTTTACAATAA
- the rpsD gene encoding 30S ribosomal protein S4, translating into MARYTGPKSKIARKFREPIFGPDKVLDRKNYPPGQHGVSKRRGKQSEYAIQLMEKQKVKYTYGVLEKQFSNLFKKANSRAGITGDNLLQLLEARLDNTVYRLGIATTRSGARQLVSHKHVTVNGEVVNIPSYQLKAGDVVAVREKSKSLESISNSVAGRTINKFAWLEWDAKELTGKFLTYPQRDEIPENIKENLIIELYSK; encoded by the coding sequence ATGGCAAGATATACAGGCCCAAAATCAAAAATTGCACGTAAATTCAGAGAACCAATCTTCGGTCCTGATAAAGTGTTAGACAGAAAAAACTATCCTCCTGGCCAACATGGCGTTTCAAAAAGAAGAGGAAAACAATCTGAGTATGCAATCCAGTTAATGGAGAAACAAAAAGTAAAATACACTTATGGTGTTTTAGAAAAGCAGTTCAGTAACTTGTTTAAAAAAGCGAACTCACGTGCAGGTATTACCGGTGATAACTTACTTCAATTGTTAGAAGCTCGTTTAGATAATACCGTTTACCGTTTAGGTATTGCAACAACCCGTTCTGGTGCACGCCAGTTAGTTAGCCATAAACACGTAACCGTGAATGGTGAAGTTGTAAATATCCCTTCATATCAGTTAAAAGCTGGTGATGTAGTTGCGGTTCGTGAGAAATCAAAATCATTAGAATCAATTAGTAACTCAGTTGCAGGCAGAACAATTAATAAATTTGCCTGGTTAGAGTGGGATGCAAAAGAGTTAACAGGAAAGTTCTTAACTTATCCTCAACGCGACGAGATTCCAGAAAACATTAAGGAAAACTTAATCATCGAGTTATACTCAAAGTAA
- the infA gene encoding translation initiation factor IF-1 yields the protein MAKQASIEQDGVIREALSNAMFRVELENGHEIIAHISGKMRMHYIKILPGDKVKLEMSPYDLTKGRITYRYK from the coding sequence ATGGCTAAACAAGCCTCAATTGAACAAGACGGAGTAATAAGAGAAGCATTATCTAATGCGATGTTCCGGGTAGAACTCGAGAACGGGCATGAGATTATTGCGCACATTTCGGGAAAGATGCGGATGCACTACATCAAAATTCTTCCTGGAGATAAGGTTAAATTGGAAATGTCTCCTTATGATTTAACAAAAGGACGCATTACTTATAGATACAAATAA
- the rplQ gene encoding 50S ribosomal protein L17, translating to MRHGKKVNHLGRTDSHRKAMLANMATSLIKAKRITTTLAKAKALRTYVEPLITKSKSDTTHSRRTVFSYLQDKEVVTILFREVAEKVANRPGGYTRIIKLNNRMGDNAEMALIELVDYNEVYGKDVEAKEEKKTTRRGRSKSSAPKAEATEAVAAEATTEEAAVEEAPATEEPAKEEAKGE from the coding sequence ATGAGACACGGTAAAAAAGTTAATCACTTAGGCAGAACCGACAGCCACAGAAAAGCGATGTTAGCTAACATGGCTACTTCACTTATTAAAGCGAAAAGAATTACTACAACTTTGGCAAAAGCTAAAGCTTTGCGTACTTATGTTGAGCCGTTAATCACTAAATCGAAAAGCGATACTACACACTCACGTCGTACAGTATTCTCTTATCTTCAGGATAAAGAAGTGGTAACTATCTTATTCCGCGAGGTTGCTGAGAAAGTTGCAAACCGTCCGGGTGGTTACACTCGTATCATTAAATTAAACAACCGTATGGGCGATAACGCTGAGATGGCTTTAATTGAATTGGTAGATTATAACGAAGTTTACGGTAAAGATGTAGAAGCTAAAGAAGAAAAGAAAACTACTCGTCGTGGTAGAAGCAAATCTTCTGCTCCTAAAGCTGAGGCTACTGAGGCAGTTGCTGCAGAAGCTACTACTGAGGAAGCTGCTGTTGAAGAAGCTCCTGCTACTGAAGAGCCAGCTAAAGAAGAAGCAAAAGGCGAATAA
- the rpsK gene encoding 30S ribosomal protein S11 produces the protein MAKSKKVTKKRIVVIEPVGQAHINATFNNIIVTLTNNNGQTISWSSAGKMGFKGSKKNTPYAAGQAASDCGKVAFDLGLRKVEVFVKGPGSGRESAIRTLQVAGIEVTSIKDITPLPHNGCRPPKKRRV, from the coding sequence ATGGCTAAAAGTAAAAAAGTAACAAAAAAACGTATCGTTGTAATTGAGCCTGTTGGTCAGGCACACATCAATGCTACTTTCAACAACATCATCGTTACCTTAACAAACAACAACGGACAAACTATTTCTTGGTCTTCAGCTGGTAAAATGGGCTTCAAAGGTTCTAAAAAGAACACGCCTTATGCAGCAGGTCAGGCCGCTTCAGATTGCGGTAAAGTTGCGTTTGATTTAGGTTTACGTAAAGTTGAAGTATTTGTAAAAGGTCCAGGTTCAGGTCGCGAATCTGCAATCAGAACTTTGCAAGTAGCAGGTATCGAAGTAACGTCTATTAAAGATATTACTCCACTTCCTCACAACGGATGTCGTCCTCCTAAAAAGAGAAGAGTTTAA
- a CDS encoding glycoside hydrolase domain-containing protein — MKFKLLLFCGLLAQLSLHAQILKYTNGNNSWNPDSLGNHRVVVQFSGTGNVAHAKIDWRRRDENPQLKKIIIKDAQGNNATVLGTENFSRESADIYFEAPQKGKYYVYYMPYTNEGRSNYPKGVYLKAENKELSRANHVPVNTSVLEVQSVDAFNSFYPMEVIATAKETAAIKREYSSEPFVVFSEDRMYPIKMQNDLPYRWIQKGVSNTFYGTASRGENYAFQLGVYALKSLKDVKVTFADLKSSTGKTIPAKFINCLNTNGTSYDNKPLTETVNVAVGEVQPMWITIDIPKSTSAGIYNGKFTVKANGKSKTIDVKLTVGKDVLADAGVGTPNKQTRLTWLNSTMAQANTVVAPYTPLKVDGNMISLLGRKFEINADGFPKQIQTFFNSEMTAYVEQPNNILAEPIHFHFFNTSKTQEKFTTNNFRITSKEAGTVKWIATNTSQNLKMDIEASLEFDGYVHYAVKVTALNDVAFSNVDFHIPFNKASTKYLMGLGEKGGFRPDTVKWKWDVAHKNQDAVWIGNVNAGLYYNLRDENYVRPLNTNFYLQKPLLLPKSWGNDDKGGIQINVKGSSMLADNFTGARTMKKGDVLYYNFNLLITPFHLLNTDFQWDNRFYHKYGDLDTIKATGASVVNIHHATPINPWINYPFIEWKKMKDYIDEAHTKGLKVKIYNTVRELSNHAYEWPALRSLGTEVYSPGKGGGFSWLQEHLDSNYIAAWFVPEIKDAAIINSGMNRWHNYYVEGMNWLVNNVGIDGVYLDDVAFDRVTMKRIKRVLTQDNHPGIIDLHSANQYNKSDGFNNSAILYMEHFPYLNRLWFGEYFDYEKNTPDFFLTEVSGIPFGLMGEMLQDDGNPWRGMIYGMTSRLGWSDKSDPKPLWKAWDNFGIKGSEMIGYWSENCPVKTDNPNVLATVYKQKGKAMIALASWNETDTQVNLNIDWNKLGLNADKVKISAPNIDKFQTAGAYRDGKSIPVEKGKGLILILE; from the coding sequence ATGAAGTTTAAACTTTTGCTATTCTGTGGTTTGCTAGCGCAGCTTTCTTTGCACGCCCAAATCCTAAAATATACTAATGGAAACAATAGCTGGAATCCGGATTCGCTGGGAAATCATCGCGTTGTCGTTCAGTTTTCCGGAACCGGAAATGTAGCGCATGCAAAAATAGATTGGCGCAGGAGGGACGAGAACCCGCAGTTAAAAAAAATCATTATCAAAGACGCTCAGGGCAATAATGCAACTGTTTTAGGGACTGAGAACTTTAGCAGGGAAAGCGCCGACATTTATTTCGAGGCACCGCAAAAAGGCAAATACTATGTTTACTATATGCCTTACACAAACGAGGGCCGAAGCAATTACCCAAAGGGAGTTTATTTAAAGGCAGAAAACAAAGAGTTAAGCAGAGCCAATCATGTTCCTGTAAATACAAGCGTTTTAGAAGTTCAATCTGTTGATGCTTTTAACTCTTTCTATCCGATGGAGGTGATTGCAACTGCAAAAGAAACAGCAGCGATTAAGCGAGAATACTCATCCGAACCTTTTGTGGTTTTTTCAGAAGATAGGATGTATCCAATCAAAATGCAGAATGATCTGCCTTATCGATGGATACAAAAAGGAGTTTCAAATACTTTTTACGGTACAGCGAGCAGGGGCGAGAATTACGCGTTTCAGCTCGGTGTTTATGCTTTGAAGAGCTTAAAGGATGTAAAGGTTACTTTTGCCGATTTGAAGTCATCAACAGGAAAAACGATTCCTGCAAAATTTATCAATTGCTTAAATACAAACGGAACAAGTTACGATAACAAGCCTTTAACTGAAACAGTAAACGTTGCCGTAGGAGAGGTACAACCTATGTGGATAACGATTGATATTCCAAAATCGACATCTGCAGGCATTTATAATGGGAAGTTCACTGTAAAAGCGAATGGCAAATCGAAAACGATTGATGTAAAATTGACTGTTGGCAAAGACGTGTTGGCCGATGCAGGTGTCGGAACTCCGAACAAACAAACGCGATTAACCTGGCTAAACTCTACCATGGCGCAGGCAAATACGGTTGTTGCACCTTACACGCCACTTAAGGTTGATGGGAATATGATATCGCTATTGGGAAGAAAGTTTGAAATTAATGCCGATGGTTTCCCAAAACAGATTCAAACGTTCTTCAATTCAGAAATGACGGCTTATGTTGAGCAACCAAACAACATTTTAGCCGAACCAATCCATTTTCATTTCTTTAACACATCCAAAACGCAAGAAAAATTTACCACCAATAACTTTAGAATTACCAGCAAAGAAGCCGGAACGGTTAAATGGATAGCCACTAATACCTCGCAAAACCTTAAAATGGATATTGAGGCTTCGTTAGAGTTTGATGGTTACGTTCATTATGCGGTAAAGGTTACGGCCTTGAACGATGTGGCTTTTAGTAACGTCGATTTTCACATTCCTTTTAATAAAGCAAGTACAAAATATTTAATGGGCCTCGGCGAAAAGGGCGGCTTTCGGCCAGACACGGTAAAATGGAAATGGGACGTTGCGCATAAAAACCAGGATGCCGTTTGGATTGGGAACGTAAACGCGGGTCTGTACTACAATTTACGCGACGAAAATTATGTCCGCCCGCTAAATACCAACTTTTACCTGCAAAAGCCATTACTGTTGCCAAAATCGTGGGGCAACGACGATAAAGGAGGTATACAGATTAATGTAAAAGGTAGTTCGATGTTGGCTGACAACTTTACTGGTGCCAGAACCATGAAAAAGGGCGATGTGCTTTATTACAATTTCAACCTGCTCATTACGCCTTTCCATTTACTAAATACGGATTTCCAATGGGATAATCGTTTTTACCACAAATACGGCGATCTGGATACCATTAAAGCTACCGGAGCTTCAGTTGTCAACATTCATCATGCTACGCCAATCAACCCGTGGATAAATTATCCTTTTATCGAATGGAAAAAAATGAAGGATTACATTGATGAAGCGCACACCAAAGGTTTGAAAGTTAAAATTTATAACACCGTTCGCGAGTTATCAAACCATGCTTATGAGTGGCCTGCGCTGCGCAGCTTAGGTACCGAAGTGTACTCGCCCGGCAAGGGTGGAGGCTTTAGCTGGCTGCAAGAACATTTAGATTCTAATTATATTGCCGCCTGGTTTGTGCCTGAAATTAAGGATGCAGCGATCATAAACAGTGGCATGAACCGTTGGCACAACTATTATGTAGAAGGAATGAACTGGCTGGTGAACAACGTTGGGATTGACGGCGTTTATCTGGATGATGTGGCTTTTGATCGTGTAACAATGAAAAGGATCAAACGCGTTTTAACACAAGATAATCATCCCGGGATCATCGATTTACACTCAGCCAACCAGTACAATAAAAGCGATGGATTTAATAACAGCGCCATTTTATACATGGAGCATTTTCCTTACTTAAATCGTTTGTGGTTTGGCGAGTATTTCGATTATGAAAAGAACACGCCCGATTTCTTTCTGACCGAGGTGAGTGGAATTCCGTTCGGTTTAATGGGCGAGATGCTGCAAGACGATGGCAATCCGTGGCGGGGAATGATTTACGGCATGACCAGTCGCTTGGGTTGGTCGGATAAAAGCGACCCGAAACCTTTATGGAAAGCCTGGGACAACTTCGGTATTAAAGGTTCAGAAATGATTGGCTATTGGAGCGAAAACTGCCCTGTAAAAACAGACAATCCAAACGTTTTAGCAACTGTTTATAAACAAAAAGGTAAAGCCATGATTGCGCTGGCCAGCTGGAACGAAACTGATACCCAGGTAAACCTGAATATCGATTGGAACAAGTTGGGCTTAAATGCCGACAAGGTAAAAATTTCTGCACCAAATATCGACAAATTTCAAACCGCAGGCGCTTATCGTGATGGAAAGTCGATTCCAGTCGAAAAAGGAAAGGGTTTGATACTGATTTTAGAGTAA
- a CDS encoding DNA-directed RNA polymerase subunit alpha → MAILAFQKPDKVIMQKSTDFDGTFEFRPLEPGFGVTIGNALRRILLSSLEGYAITTIRFSGVSHEFSTMKGVVEDLTDIILNLKQVRFKKTGDSGDAEKVFIIVNGQDQFKAGDITKFSNNFTVLNPEHVICNMDKAVTLEVELTINKGRGYVPAEENKVADAVVGVIAIDSIYTPMKNVKYTIENFRVEQKTDYEKLVLDISTDGSIHPEEALKEAAKILIQHFMLFSDENLVLESQAKEETKEVDEEILHMRKILKTELVDMDLSVRALNCLKAADIRTLADLVSYDVADMLKFRNFGKKSLTEIQELVKSKGLSFGMNLSKFKLDEE, encoded by the coding sequence ATGGCAATTTTAGCATTTCAGAAACCAGACAAAGTGATCATGCAGAAATCGACAGATTTCGATGGTACATTTGAATTTCGTCCTTTAGAGCCCGGTTTCGGTGTAACAATTGGTAATGCCTTAAGAAGAATTTTACTTTCTTCTTTAGAAGGTTATGCTATTACTACTATTCGTTTTTCAGGCGTTTCTCATGAGTTTTCTACCATGAAAGGTGTTGTAGAAGATTTAACCGATATCATTTTGAACTTAAAGCAAGTACGTTTTAAGAAAACTGGTGATTCTGGTGATGCTGAAAAAGTTTTCATCATTGTAAACGGTCAAGATCAGTTTAAAGCTGGTGATATTACTAAATTCTCTAATAACTTTACCGTTTTAAACCCTGAGCATGTTATTTGTAACATGGATAAAGCGGTTACTTTAGAAGTTGAATTAACCATTAATAAAGGTCGTGGTTATGTTCCTGCTGAAGAAAATAAAGTTGCTGATGCTGTTGTAGGTGTTATCGCTATCGATTCGATCTACACACCAATGAAAAACGTTAAATACACAATTGAAAACTTCCGTGTTGAACAAAAAACGGATTATGAGAAATTGGTATTAGATATTTCAACTGATGGTTCAATTCATCCTGAAGAAGCATTAAAAGAAGCGGCTAAGATCCTTATCCAACACTTTATGTTGTTCTCTGATGAGAACCTGGTATTAGAATCTCAGGCAAAAGAAGAAACTAAAGAAGTTGATGAGGAAATTTTACACATGCGTAAAATCCTTAAAACTGAATTAGTAGATATGGATCTCTCAGTTAGAGCATTAAACTGCTTAAAAGCTGCCGATATCCGTACTTTAGCTGATTTGGTTTCTTACGATGTTGCTGATATGTTAAAATTCAGAAACTTCGGTAAAAAATCATTAACAGAGATTCAAGAGCTTGTAAAATCAAAAGGTTTATCTTTCGGAATGAACCTGTCTAAATTTAAATTAGACGAAGAATAA
- the secY gene encoding preprotein translocase subunit SecY, with protein MKKLFTTLSNIWKIQELKERILFTLFILLVYRFVSHVVLPGVDPNALGDNEKSGILGLLDMFAGGSFSRVSILALGVMPYISASIVVQLLGIAVPSFQKMQKEGESGRKKMNQITRYLTVAITIVQSVGYIKTQVPKEAILLPNTLFLVLSTIVLTAGTLFVMWLGEKITDKGIGNGTSLIIMVGIIARLPVAISQEFSARVGSASEGGGPVALVLEIVALFAVVMFTILIVQGVRKVPVQYAKKIVGNRQFGGVRQYIPLKVNAAGVMPIIFAQALMFIPGALMSFVPSLQGSWLIQFSNTTSLAYSLTFAFLIIAFTFFYTAITVNPTQMSDDMKKNGGFIPGIKPGLATSTFIDDVISKITFPGAIFLAIIAILPSIAVKFGIKQEFAHFFGGTSLLILVGVVLDTLQQIESYLLMRHYDGLMKTGRVTGRTGVPAASSNAAL; from the coding sequence ATGAAGAAGCTATTTACTACTTTAAGTAATATCTGGAAAATTCAAGAATTGAAAGAGCGTATCTTGTTTACGCTCTTCATTCTTTTGGTATACCGTTTCGTATCTCACGTGGTTTTACCAGGTGTAGATCCAAATGCGTTAGGTGATAACGAAAAATCGGGAATTTTAGGCTTACTAGATATGTTTGCCGGAGGATCGTTTTCTCGTGTATCTATCCTTGCATTAGGGGTAATGCCTTATATCTCTGCATCAATTGTGGTGCAACTATTAGGTATTGCTGTTCCTTCTTTCCAAAAAATGCAGAAAGAGGGCGAAAGTGGTAGAAAGAAAATGAACCAGATTACACGTTACCTTACGGTAGCAATCACAATTGTTCAATCAGTTGGTTACATTAAAACGCAAGTTCCGAAAGAGGCAATTTTATTACCAAACACCCTGTTTTTGGTGTTATCTACAATTGTATTAACTGCAGGTACGCTATTTGTAATGTGGTTGGGTGAAAAAATTACCGATAAAGGTATTGGTAACGGTACATCGCTAATCATTATGGTGGGTATCATCGCTCGTTTACCAGTTGCAATTTCTCAGGAGTTCAGTGCACGTGTGGGTTCTGCCAGCGAAGGCGGTGGTCCGGTTGCATTGGTTTTAGAGATCGTTGCGTTATTTGCGGTTGTAATGTTTACCATTTTAATTGTTCAGGGCGTACGCAAAGTTCCGGTACAATACGCAAAGAAAATTGTTGGTAACCGTCAGTTCGGCGGAGTTCGTCAGTACATCCCCTTAAAGGTAAATGCTGCCGGCGTTATGCCAATCATTTTCGCACAGGCGTTAATGTTTATTCCAGGTGCTTTAATGTCGTTTGTTCCTTCATTGCAGGGCTCATGGTTAATTCAATTTAGCAACACAACTTCATTAGCTTATAGCTTAACATTTGCATTCTTAATTATCGCATTTACTTTCTTCTATACTGCAATTACGGTAAATCCGACTCAAATGAGCGACGATATGAAGAAAAACGGTGGTTTTATTCCTGGTATCAAGCCGGGCTTAGCAACATCAACATTTATTGATGATGTTATTTCGAAGATCACTTTTCCAGGTGCAATATTTTTGGCAATCATAGCTATTTTGCCTTCTATAGCCGTTAAATTCGGTATTAAACAAGAGTTTGCGCATTTCTTTGGTGGTACCTCGTTATTAATTCTGGTAGGTGTAGTTTTAGATACTTTGCAACAAATAGAAAGTTATCTACTAATGCGTCACTACGATGGGTTAATGAAAACCGGCAGAGTTACAGGTAGAACAGGTGTTCCTGCTGCCAGTAGCAATGCGGCTTTGTAA